The window GCGTACCGTTTAGCTTGGCAATATAGTACTCACGATATTTCTTATATTGATTATCGTTCCATATTGCAATACCAACTCCGGCTCCTACCGCTCCCCAAACGATTGGAATTTTCCAGTATTTTTTATTGTAGAACTGTCCTAAGCCAGGTAATACTGCTGAGTATAATCCAGCTCTGGTTGGGTTCAGTTTTACCGTAACCTTTGTTGGTCCATTAGCCTTTTCAAGATCTTCAATGATCTTAGCTTCCGTTTTGGTTGGTTTTACCACAGGAAGTTCCTCTTTCGGAGGTTTCTGTACCCGAACCGTATCAATAGGTGCAACTTGTGAGTAAGCTAATACAGCAATACACAAGAAAAATGTGAAAAATATTTTCTTCATTTATTTAATATGGGATAAAATATATTCCAGCTCTTCTTCATTTTTGAAGTCCAGAACAATTTTACCTTTTTTACCATTTCCAGAAGCCTTGATTTCTACTTTTACATCCAGGATGTCAGCAATGGTCTTCTGAGCTCTTTTATAGTTATTGGATAACTCCGCATTTGCTTTTTTAGCAGCTGGAGATTTTGGATTTTTCAATGCTGCGGCAGCTTGTTCGGCCTGGCGTACATTCAATTTTTCTTTAATAATCAGATCAAATAAAATCTGTTGATTTTCTTCGCTTTCAAGACTGATGATTGCTCTACCGTGTCCTGCAGAAATTTCACCGCTTCTGATCGCATTCTGAATATCCGGATTCAATCTTAACAATCTGATTGAATTGGTAATGGTACTTCTGTCTTTACCTATCCTCTGGCTAAGATTTTCCTGCGTAAGACCTATTTCTTCTAAAAGTCTGTGATAAGTAAGGGCAATTTCGATGGCATCAAGATCTTCTCTCTGGATATTTTCAACAAGAGCCATCTCCAGAAGTTCCTGATCATTTACCAATCGGATATAAGCAGGAACAGTTGTTAATCCTGCAATTTTACTTGCTCTGTAACGTCTTTCCCCGGATATGATCTCAAATTTCTCACCGTCTTTTCTTAAGGTAATCGGTTGGATGATCCCTAAGTTTTTAATAGACTGTGCTAATTCTTCTAATGCTTTCTCATCAAAATAAGTTCTCGGCTGCGTCGGGTTCGGATATATATCTTCAAGCGCAACTTCTACAATATTTCCCACAAACTTATCAGCTCCCTCATCAGTAGCTGAATTTACAGTTGCTTTGGATTCTGCACTTAAAATGGCGCCCAAGCCGCGTCCCATGGCTCTTTTTTTGTCCTTCATAGATATAATTGATAAATGATGTTTGGTAAGTGATGGCTAGCATTCACTCAGTGGCCATTTATTATTAATTTAATTCTTTACTAAGTTTTCGTTCTTTAAAAGAACTTCTTCAGCTAACTGAATGTACTGAACTGCTCCTTTACTTTCTGCATCATAATTCAGGATACTTTCTCCGAAACTTGGTGCTTCACTCAGTCTTACGTTTCTGCTGATGATGGTTTCAAAAACCATTTCCGGGAAGTGAAGGTTTACTTCTTCCACTACCTGGTTAGACAGTCTTAATCTGCTGTCATACATAGTAAGCAGAAGACCTTCGATTCCAAGATCTTTGTTGTGGATCTTCTGAACATTTTTAACGGTGTTCAGGAGTTTCCCAAGTCCTTCTAATGCAAAATACTCGCACTGGATCGGGATAATCACAGAATCTGCTGCAGTAAGTGCATTTACTGTAATCAAACCTAAACTCGGTGCACAGTCGATAATGATATAGTCATAATCATCTCTTACACTGGCCAAGGCTTTTTTCAGCATATATTCGCGATCTTCTTTGTCTACCAATTCGATCTCTGCTGCTACCAGGTCAATGTGTGATGGAATGATATCCAGATTCGGCGTTGCCGTTCTTTTGATACATGCTCTTGTATCTGCACTATGCTCTAGTAGATTATAGGTGGAATACTGAACATCTTCTACTCCCAAACCAGATGTAGCATTGGCCTGAGGGTCAGCGTCAATGATCAATATTTTCTTTTCCAATACTCCTAATGCTGCTGCTAAGTTTACAGCGGTAGTAGTTTTTCCTACCCCACCTTTTTGATTAGCAATACCTATGATTTTTGCCATTATTAGAACTTTAAGTTTCAAAAATACACTTTTTTCTTTGCTCCCGATAGATAGAGAAAATCAAAATTGAGTTAAAATATTGTTAATAAGCAATTTAACAATAAAAAAAATTATCCACAAAAAAATTCTTTGTGGATAACTCTTAAAAATTGATTTTTGATATTAATTATCAAACTTCATGGAGATTGGAAACTTGAAGTAACTTCTTACAAATTCTCCTTTTTTGTTTTTGGCAGGAACCCAGGTTCCCTTGCTTGAAATTGACTTCACTGTTCTGATGGCCTCATTGTTAAAATCGGCATTGGTTCCGTTAGCTTTTACCCCTGAAATTGTTCCATCCATTTCTACAATGAATGTAACCGTAGTTTTTACTATTTCTTCTGATTCGAATCCTGAACCATCGAAGTTATTCATCACTTTATTTCTGAAAGAATCTATTCCTCCTTTAAAACTGGCTTCTACCCCAAGTTCTCCGGCTTCTGCAATTTTGTTTTTATCTACCGGCTCCGGAATTACCGGCGGTGCGGTATTGATAACCGGCCCTGAAACAGGTAACGTTGAAGGAACATGGGTATTAGGTGTTACCACATCGCCTTTAAAATTATTTGTAAAGCCTGCTACAGCATCATCCGGAATAGGATCTTTTTTACATTATCCTGAGCATCTTTTGATGGTGTAGGAACTGTACTGTCAAATGTTTTTGTATTAGACGCAGCAGCTGGTCTTACTGGAGTAATTTTTACAGGCGGATCTTCTTTTATGATTGGAATATCTTTAATTATACGTGTTCCATCATCACCTGTTCTTTCCACTACTGCATCTGATTTAAATGCAGAAATTACAGCTGGTGTAATAGAAACTGCAGCCATTAGGCTTACTCCTATAAAAAGTGCTTTGGTTAATATTCTATCTGATTCGTTTCTTAATACATAAGCACCGTATTGTTTGTTTCGGTGCTCAAAAAGAACTTCATTGAAGCGAAATTCCTCGTTTTGATTCTGGTGTTTCATCACTATTACTATTTAAACTGTTAAAAAATGTGATTATTAGTTTTATTAGTTCTTATCGATAAGCAATGTTTCAATATCAAAAGATTTGCCATAATTTTACCAAAACAACATAATATTATAAAATTTTATGAAAATGTTTAAAATTTAACATTTTGAAATTTAAAATACTTCCTAAAAACAGCATTGTTTTTAAGAAAAAAAGAAAAATGAAATAGCAGCTGATAAATCCTGAATCTGAGCCAATTAAAATCAGATCATCACCATCAGAAAAAGAACCAAAGGAATTAACAATCCTAATGAATTAACAATAATAAGAATGACTGAACTTTTCTTTACTGTTTTATAGCTTTTTGCTGCGAAAAAAATTCCCGATAAAGAAAACAATCCACTACAGGCCAGAAATAACCAGAATTTAAAGTTACTGATTTCATTAAGAGGTATGTCATTGTATAAAAACAGTAAAACCCCGTATGCAACTATAAATAGAAGGCTGATTACAATATTATTTAATGCATTACGGGTTCTGGTATTGTTTTCCATTGAATAGAATTAATTTTTAAATATAGAAATTTTCAGGGATATCAAATAATATCATCCATTCAAAATATAAGGCAATCGTTAACTTAATCAAAAAAAATAGACCATCAGTTTGATGGTCTATTTCTATATGTATGTTCTAAGAATATTAGAATAATTCTTTTCTGATAATGTTCTGACTTCTTTCAGGACCTACAGAAACTAAATACACATTGATTCCTAAGTATTTCTCGATAAATTCGATGTATTTCTGAGCGTTATCAGGAAGTTCGTCATAGCTTCTAGCTTTTGTGATATCTTCCGCCCAACCTGGTAAATCCTGGTAGATTGGCTCATAGTTGTATAATTTCTCTGTGGACGAAGTAAAGTAATCGATAATTTTTCCGTCTTCAGTTTTGTAATGCGTAACGATTTTAAGGTTTTCAATCCCTGTAAGAACGTCAAGTTTAGTAATCACAAGGTTATTGATCCCATTGATCATACAAGCATGCTTCAAAGAAACAAGGTCTAACCAACCTGTTCTTCTTGGTCTTCCTGTAGTTGCCCCGAATTCACCACCGATTTGTCTGATCTTTTCACCTAATTCATTATCTAATTCAGATGGGAAAGGTCCGTTACCTACTCTTGTACAGTATGCTTTTGCTACTCCAATCAGGTTTTGAAGTGATGTCGGCGGAACTCCTGCTCCTGAACACACACCTCCTGTAGATGGAGAAGATGAAGTTACGTATGGATAAGTACCGAAATCGATATCAAGCATTAATGCCTGTGCTCCTTCAAATAAAAC of the Chryseobacterium capnotolerans genome contains:
- a CDS encoding DUF5683 domain-containing protein — encoded protein: MKKIFFTFFLCIAVLAYSQVAPIDTVRVQKPPKEELPVVKPTKTEAKIIEDLEKANGPTKVTVKLNPTRAGLYSAVLPGLGQFYNKKYWKIPIVWGAVGAGVGIAIWNDNQYKKYREYYIAKLNGTPNEFVDARPWLDKRALGNAQDRAKRQRDYAIAITGLIYILNIVDAVVDAHLYESRHDPDLTFKPSVIQDQYGFDAPKTGFALSYRF
- a CDS encoding ParB/RepB/Spo0J family partition protein yields the protein MKDKKRAMGRGLGAILSAESKATVNSATDEGADKFVGNIVEVALEDIYPNPTQPRTYFDEKALEELAQSIKNLGIIQPITLRKDGEKFEIISGERRYRASKIAGLTTVPAYIRLVNDQELLEMALVENIQREDLDAIEIALTYHRLLEEIGLTQENLSQRIGKDRSTITNSIRLLRLNPDIQNAIRSGEISAGHGRAIISLESEENQQILFDLIIKEKLNVRQAEQAAAALKNPKSPAAKKANAELSNNYKRAQKTIADILDVKVEIKASGNGKKGKIVLDFKNEEELEYILSHIK
- a CDS encoding ParA family protein; the protein is MAKIIGIANQKGGVGKTTTAVNLAAALGVLEKKILIIDADPQANATSGLGVEDVQYSTYNLLEHSADTRACIKRTATPNLDIIPSHIDLVAAEIELVDKEDREYMLKKALASVRDDYDYIIIDCAPSLGLITVNALTAADSVIIPIQCEYFALEGLGKLLNTVKNVQKIHNKDLGIEGLLLTMYDSRLRLSNQVVEEVNLHFPEMVFETIISRNVRLSEAPSFGESILNYDAESKGAVQYIQLAEEVLLKNENLVKN